The following are encoded together in the Streptomyces rapamycinicus NRRL 5491 genome:
- a CDS encoding FAD-dependent monooxygenase has product MSPQGHVRETDVIVAGAGPTGLLLANELALAGVRPTVLETLAEPTGQSRALNLHPRTAEILDLRGLLTGLRKHPIQLGFLTRSFFAGIPVALDNEPFGSRYPQQIGVLQSRVEAMLEERLDTVHGITVERGRELVGFEQDEHGVTATVRGPDGSETPLRARYLVGCDGSRSRVRRVLDLPFDGTDGGPQTRVAADVVLVRPPEKWFEGQGPHDGVGEVDGRDVRMLPDVGLTGMITLSEGGRQTHFSLVGLENDVYRLMFSDPEQTGGRAILRDAPITEQEVQDVLRAVGGPAAEMKELLWASRFGDACRQVDRYRVGRALLAGDAAHIVFPIGGQGMNLGLQDAFNLGWKLAAAVKGWAPDGLLDTYHGERHPVAAAILGSARAQSTLLSREQDMTALRDLLTSLVDLPETNRYLAGLTSGLTIRYDASDGDGHPLVGGLMPDLDLTVGGEPVRFSELMHTGRGVLLELSEEVADEAAEADGPGRLASALHGRADRIGHVVAGPVAGLDVSAVLIRPDGHVCWAAQEDTGPDDAALRTALTRWFG; this is encoded by the coding sequence TTGAGCCCTCAAGGACACGTCCGGGAGACGGACGTCATCGTGGCCGGAGCCGGGCCCACCGGTCTCCTGCTGGCCAATGAGCTGGCCCTGGCGGGGGTGCGGCCAACAGTGCTGGAAACTCTGGCGGAGCCCACCGGACAGTCCAGGGCGCTGAACCTGCATCCACGCACCGCGGAAATCCTGGATCTGCGCGGTCTGCTGACCGGTCTCCGGAAACACCCCATTCAGCTGGGATTTCTGACGCGCAGCTTCTTCGCCGGAATTCCGGTGGCCCTCGACAATGAACCGTTCGGGTCCCGGTATCCCCAGCAGATCGGCGTTCTGCAATCGCGGGTGGAAGCGATGCTGGAGGAACGGCTGGACACCGTTCATGGAATCACCGTGGAGCGCGGCCGGGAACTCGTCGGCTTCGAGCAGGACGAGCACGGCGTTACGGCCACCGTCCGGGGACCGGACGGGTCGGAGACGCCGTTGCGTGCCCGCTACCTCGTGGGGTGCGACGGTTCGCGGAGCAGGGTGCGCAGGGTGCTGGACCTGCCGTTCGACGGCACGGACGGCGGCCCCCAGACCCGGGTGGCGGCCGATGTCGTGCTGGTGCGGCCGCCCGAGAAGTGGTTCGAGGGCCAGGGCCCGCACGACGGGGTCGGCGAGGTGGACGGCCGGGATGTCCGGATGCTGCCGGACGTGGGACTGACCGGCATGATCACCTTGAGCGAGGGCGGCCGTCAGACGCACTTCTCGCTGGTGGGGCTGGAGAACGACGTCTACCGGCTGATGTTCTCCGACCCGGAGCAGACGGGCGGCCGGGCGATCCTCCGGGACGCCCCGATCACCGAGCAGGAGGTCCAGGACGTCCTCCGTGCCGTCGGCGGTCCTGCCGCCGAGATGAAGGAACTGCTGTGGGCCTCCCGGTTCGGCGACGCCTGCCGGCAGGTGGACCGGTACCGAGTGGGGCGGGCGCTGCTCGCCGGGGACGCCGCCCACATCGTCTTCCCGATCGGTGGCCAGGGCATGAACCTCGGGCTGCAGGACGCCTTCAACCTCGGCTGGAAGCTGGCCGCCGCGGTCAAGGGCTGGGCGCCGGACGGGCTCCTGGACACCTACCACGGCGAACGCCACCCGGTGGCCGCCGCGATCCTGGGCTCGGCCCGCGCGCAGTCCACCCTGCTGAGCCGGGAGCAGGACATGACGGCGCTGCGCGACCTGCTGACCTCGCTCGTGGACCTGCCGGAGACCAACCGCTATCTGGCGGGTCTCACCTCGGGTCTGACCATCCGCTACGACGCGTCCGACGGCGACGGCCACCCTCTGGTGGGCGGGCTGATGCCGGATCTGGACCTGACCGTGGGCGGCGAACCGGTGCGCTTCAGCGAGCTGATGCACACGGGCCGGGGCGTGTTGCTGGAGTTGTCGGAGGAGGTGGCGGACGAGGCGGCGGAGGCCGACGGCCCCGGCCGGCTGGCGTCCGCCCTGCACGGCCGGGCCGACCGGATCGGCCATGTGGTGGCCGGTCCGGTGGCGGGGCTGGACGTATCGGCCGTGCTCATCAGGCCGGACGGCCATGTGTGCTGGGCGGCCCAGGAGGACACCGGTCCGGACGACGCTGCCCTGCGCACGGCGCTGACCCGCTGGTTCGGCTGA
- the rpsL gene encoding 30S ribosomal protein S12: MPTIQQLVRKGRQDKVEKNKTPALAGSPQRRGTCTRVFTTTPKKPNSALRKVARVRLSSGIEVTAYVPGEGHNLQEHSIVLVRGGRVKDLPGVRYKIIRGSLDTQGVKNRKQARSRYGAKKEK, translated from the coding sequence GTGCCTACGATCCAGCAGCTGGTCCGCAAGGGCCGTCAGGACAAGGTCGAGAAGAACAAGACCCCCGCCCTCGCGGGGTCGCCGCAGCGCCGTGGTACATGCACTCGCGTGTTCACCACGACGCCGAAGAAGCCGAACTCGGCGCTCCGCAAGGTCGCGCGTGTCCGGCTGAGCAGTGGGATCGAGGTCACCGCCTATGTCCCGGGTGAGGGGCACAACTTGCAGGAGCACTCCATCGTGCTCGTGCGCGGCGGTCGTGTGAAGGACCTGCCGGGTGTTCGTTACAAGATCATCCGCGGCTCCCTCGACACGCAGGGCGTCAAGAACCGCAAGCAGGCTCGCAGCCGCTACGGCGCCAAGAAGGAGAAGTAA
- the rpsG gene encoding 30S ribosomal protein S7, with amino-acid sequence MPRKGPAPKRPVIIDPVYNSPLVTSLINKVLLNGKRSTAERIVYGAMEGLREKSGNDPVITLKRALENVKPTLEVRSRRVGGATYQVPVEVRPGRSSTLALRWLVGYSRARREKTMTERLMNELLDASNGLGASVKRREDTHKMAESNKAFAHYRW; translated from the coding sequence ATGCCTCGTAAGGGTCCCGCCCCGAAGCGCCCGGTCATCATCGACCCGGTCTACAACTCTCCTCTGGTGACGTCCCTCATCAACAAGGTCCTGCTGAACGGCAAGCGCTCCACTGCCGAGCGCATTGTCTACGGCGCCATGGAGGGCCTGCGCGAGAAGTCCGGCAACGACCCGGTCATCACCCTCAAGCGCGCGCTGGAGAACGTCAAGCCGACCCTCGAGGTCCGTTCCCGCCGTGTCGGTGGCGCCACCTACCAGGTGCCGGTCGAGGTCCGTCCCGGCCGCTCCTCCACCCTCGCGCTGCGCTGGCTGGTGGGTTACTCCCGCGCCCGCCGCGAGAAGACCATGACCGAGCGCCTGATGAACGAACTGCTGGACGCCAGCAATGGTCTGGGCGCCTCCGTCAAGCGTCGCGAGGACACCCACAAGATGGCCGAGTCCAACAAGGCCTTCGCGCACTACCGCTGGTAG
- a CDS encoding TetR/AcrR family transcriptional regulator, protein MVTNARSAPPPAAAAGDRPASGAGKRLRQGSPKKRAAIARAAFELFVAHGVAGTSVDAVAAEAGVSKRTVYDYYGSKERLFLSVIEDAEEAYAEQFSEILDRTLGEDSALGEADDIEAPLVRFGCELGTTVARSVGRAAAIRLVITEAPHFPALLDRWRGPGIEQRALAERLGELAERGALAVPDPVEAAAHFGALVTSSVNHRSLFGVVPVGDAEIERIVVSGVRAFLRAYGPHRPVS, encoded by the coding sequence GTGGTTACCAACGCACGGAGCGCCCCGCCGCCCGCAGCCGCCGCCGGGGACCGTCCGGCGTCCGGCGCGGGCAAGCGGCTGCGTCAGGGCTCCCCGAAGAAGCGCGCGGCGATCGCACGGGCGGCGTTCGAGCTGTTCGTGGCCCATGGGGTGGCCGGCACCAGCGTGGATGCCGTCGCCGCCGAAGCGGGCGTCTCCAAGCGCACGGTCTACGACTATTACGGCAGCAAGGAGCGGCTGTTCCTCTCCGTCATCGAGGACGCCGAGGAGGCGTACGCGGAGCAGTTCTCGGAGATCCTGGACCGTACCCTCGGGGAGGACAGCGCCCTCGGAGAGGCCGACGACATCGAGGCGCCCCTGGTCCGCTTCGGCTGCGAGCTGGGCACCACCGTGGCGCGCTCGGTGGGCCGCGCCGCGGCGATCCGGCTGGTGATCACCGAGGCGCCCCACTTCCCCGCGCTGCTCGACCGCTGGCGGGGGCCGGGCATCGAGCAGCGGGCCCTGGCCGAGCGGCTGGGGGAACTGGCCGAGCGCGGTGCCCTCGCCGTGCCCGACCCGGTGGAGGCCGCCGCCCACTTCGGAGCGCTGGTGACCAGCAGCGTGAACCACCGTTCCCTTTTCGGCGTCGTGCCCGTGGGCGACGCCGAGATCGAGCGGATCGTCGTCAGCGGCGTCCGCGCGTTCCTCCGCGCCTACGGCCCTCACCGGCCGGTCTCCTGA
- a CDS encoding helix-turn-helix transcriptional regulator, which produces MGELTQLRSMLSTCLAGEGGVTLVTGAVACGKTSLLNTFARDVKDAGALFLHAGASRAEQLLPLGVVGQLLDSAPLSASQSQRSARLSAECVTERPDQDSETLEQQHARVIHEFCTLLLELTTQGPLVVGIDDVQYADRLSLQFLSYLTRRLAAEPILIVLNEWAVLEPALDSFRAELISHSHCRRIRLGPLSPAGVAELLADHTDTWPSSPLPTACAEISGGNPLLIRALIEDHATVAGRVSTEDLAGPVVADAFREAVLVCVHRCGPDVLEGAQGLAVLDDAGTPALLARLLDIEPHQADHIVEVLTMAGLLADGHFRHPAARTAVLDNIAGKDRTRLHRRAAELLYQEGAQATTVAAHLITSNQTDAPWTVPVLREAADQALVGDQVEQAIKLLKLARRNCADKRQQAAVTTLLAEVEWRLNPSAAARLLPELIEAVRAGVMETDVTAPVGLLLWNGELAHAIDALNQLYATVDRSDSQAVTELHILRLWAGCSYPVLLRRAPEPSGFPHPDDSLSEAAATDMRLRALTAFTTVLRQDTHAKAVTAAEQVLQSCHLGHAVMDPVIPALLTLTYADRLDKAAPWCDALLAEARARHVPAWQAILSAVRADIALRQGDPEAAEQHARSALGAISDRSWGVALGAPLGILLQALTSLGRHAEAEELTRAAPPEVFQTRWGVLYLYARGRCHLAANRLQAGLSDLTTCGELLAAWDMDLPGFLPWRADAARIHLRLGNVRQARRLAEEQLTRPLTRGSRTHGIALRTLAACSELKQRPHLLRKAAEELQEQGDRLELAETLTDLSEAHYALGESDRARMMARRAWHVATECRTDVLRERLSVCLAEEDAAPLIDTAGVTALSDAERRVATLAAKGHTNREIARKLYITVSTVEQHLTRAYRKLDVRSRVDLPVWLQPSGAATT; this is translated from the coding sequence ATGGGCGAACTCACTCAGCTACGATCCATGCTGTCGACCTGCCTCGCAGGCGAAGGAGGGGTCACTCTGGTGACGGGGGCAGTGGCCTGTGGAAAGACCAGCCTGCTGAACACCTTCGCCCGGGATGTCAAAGACGCGGGAGCGCTGTTCCTCCATGCCGGCGCGTCCCGCGCCGAGCAGCTCCTGCCGCTCGGTGTGGTGGGGCAGCTATTAGACAGCGCCCCGCTGTCGGCAAGCCAGTCGCAGCGAAGCGCCCGGCTGAGCGCCGAATGTGTGACGGAACGGCCCGATCAAGACTCGGAAACCCTTGAGCAACAGCACGCACGCGTCATTCACGAGTTCTGCACCCTGCTCCTGGAGCTGACCACCCAGGGCCCCCTCGTCGTGGGGATCGACGATGTCCAGTACGCCGACCGACTGTCCCTGCAATTCCTGTCCTACCTGACCAGGCGCCTCGCGGCGGAGCCGATCCTCATCGTGCTGAACGAGTGGGCGGTGCTGGAGCCCGCGCTCGACTCCTTCCGCGCCGAACTGATCAGCCACTCCCACTGCCGCCGCATCCGGCTGGGGCCGCTGTCCCCCGCCGGTGTCGCCGAACTGCTCGCGGACCACACGGACACCTGGCCGTCCAGCCCGCTGCCCACCGCCTGCGCGGAGATCAGCGGGGGCAATCCGCTGCTGATCCGCGCGCTGATCGAGGACCATGCCACGGTCGCCGGGCGGGTCTCCACGGAGGACCTGGCCGGGCCCGTCGTCGCCGACGCCTTCCGGGAGGCCGTGCTGGTCTGTGTCCACCGCTGTGGACCCGATGTGCTCGAGGGCGCCCAGGGGCTCGCGGTGCTCGACGACGCCGGCACCCCCGCACTGCTGGCCCGGCTGCTCGACATCGAACCGCACCAGGCCGACCACATCGTGGAGGTGCTGACCATGGCCGGGCTGCTGGCGGACGGCCACTTCCGGCATCCGGCCGCCCGCACCGCCGTTCTCGACAACATCGCCGGGAAGGACCGCACGCGTCTGCACCGCCGGGCCGCCGAGCTGCTCTACCAGGAGGGCGCCCAGGCGACGACCGTCGCCGCCCACCTGATCACCTCGAACCAGACCGATGCGCCCTGGACGGTGCCGGTGCTGCGGGAAGCGGCGGACCAGGCGCTGGTCGGGGACCAGGTCGAGCAGGCGATCAAGCTGCTCAAGCTGGCCCGGCGGAACTGCGCCGACAAACGCCAGCAGGCCGCCGTCACCACCCTGCTCGCCGAGGTCGAATGGCGGCTCAACCCCTCGGCCGCCGCCCGGCTGCTGCCCGAGCTGATCGAGGCCGTCCGCGCCGGAGTGATGGAGACCGACGTCACCGCCCCGGTCGGCCTCCTGCTGTGGAACGGCGAGCTGGCGCACGCCATCGACGCGCTCAACCAGCTCTACGCGACGGTCGACCGCTCGGACTCCCAGGCCGTGACCGAACTGCACATCCTCAGGCTGTGGGCGGGCTGCTCCTACCCGGTGCTGCTGCGCCGCGCTCCCGAGCCGTCCGGCTTTCCCCATCCCGACGACTCGCTGAGCGAGGCCGCCGCGACGGACATGCGGCTGCGGGCCCTGACCGCGTTCACCACCGTGCTGCGGCAGGACACCCACGCCAAGGCCGTCACCGCCGCCGAACAGGTGCTGCAGAGCTGCCACCTCGGCCACGCGGTCATGGACCCGGTGATCCCCGCGCTGCTGACCCTGACCTACGCGGACCGGCTGGACAAGGCGGCGCCCTGGTGCGACGCCCTGCTGGCCGAGGCCCGCGCCCGGCACGTCCCCGCCTGGCAGGCGATACTGTCCGCGGTCCGCGCCGACATCGCGTTGCGCCAGGGCGACCCCGAGGCCGCCGAGCAGCACGCCCGCTCCGCCCTCGGCGCGATATCCGACCGCAGCTGGGGCGTGGCCCTCGGCGCACCACTGGGCATCCTGCTGCAGGCCCTGACCTCGCTCGGACGCCACGCCGAAGCCGAGGAGCTGACCCGGGCGGCGCCACCGGAGGTGTTCCAGACCCGCTGGGGGGTGCTCTACCTGTACGCGCGGGGCCGCTGCCACCTGGCGGCCAACCGGCTGCAGGCCGGCCTGAGCGACCTCACCACCTGCGGTGAGCTCCTGGCCGCCTGGGACATGGACCTGCCGGGCTTCCTGCCCTGGCGCGCCGACGCCGCGCGGATCCATCTGCGGCTGGGAAACGTGCGGCAGGCGCGGCGGCTGGCCGAGGAGCAGCTCACCCGGCCCCTCACCCGTGGCTCCCGCACCCATGGCATCGCCCTGCGCACGCTGGCCGCCTGCAGCGAGCTCAAACAGCGGCCGCATCTGCTGCGCAAGGCCGCCGAGGAGCTCCAGGAGCAGGGCGACAGACTGGAATTGGCGGAGACCCTCACCGATCTCAGCGAGGCCCACTACGCGCTCGGGGAGTCCGACCGGGCCCGGATGATGGCGCGCAGAGCGTGGCACGTCGCCACCGAGTGCCGTACGGACGTGCTGCGGGAGCGGCTGTCGGTGTGCCTGGCGGAGGAGGACGCCGCGCCCCTGATCGACACGGCGGGGGTGACCGCGCTGAGCGACGCGGAGCGGCGGGTGGCCACCCTCGCGGCCAAGGGGCACACCAACCGGGAGATCGCCCGCAAGCTCTACATCACGGTCAGCACCGTGGAGCAGCACCTGACCAGGGCGTACCGCAAGCTCGACGTGCGCAGCCGGGTGGATCTGCCCGTCTGGCTGCAGCCGAGCGGCGCGGCGACGACGTAA
- a CDS encoding FG-GAP repeat domain-containing protein, with protein sequence MLFYTGHSGSFDGNGRQDILVRHGSELFVYPGSGALNGLKTYGEPMKIGVDILPDHYLWVGAGDFTGDGRADVFALTVEEQGYIFLNRGGLAGLDTLAEPVHIGGKLPEVAYDTIALADMNADGKTDIIGRQGGTSKIDIIPFAGEVDGTNSFDAPVRLATLGATDIPLGAADVTGSGRPELLVLHDNGDLALYLTPDEGLDPHGEPVGEGRWHTIGHGWDTLDIIDVTDINGDGRPDLLGLRQDGSLVAYAHSGTFDPNDPTAVFREPVVVAKSWRDVTAIS encoded by the coding sequence ATGCTGTTCTACACCGGTCATTCCGGTTCGTTCGACGGGAACGGTAGGCAGGATATTCTCGTCCGGCATGGGAGCGAATTATTCGTCTACCCGGGATCCGGTGCGCTGAATGGATTGAAAACGTACGGCGAACCCATGAAGATCGGTGTCGATATTCTCCCCGATCACTATCTATGGGTGGGGGCCGGCGATTTCACGGGTGACGGCAGGGCTGATGTGTTCGCGCTCACCGTGGAAGAACAGGGCTATATCTTCCTCAATCGCGGCGGTCTCGCCGGACTGGACACTCTGGCGGAACCGGTCCACATCGGCGGGAAACTGCCGGAGGTCGCCTACGACACGATCGCCCTCGCCGATATGAACGCCGACGGCAAGACCGACATCATCGGCAGGCAGGGCGGCACCAGCAAGATCGACATCATTCCCTTCGCCGGCGAGGTCGATGGCACCAACAGCTTCGACGCGCCTGTGCGGCTGGCCACCCTCGGGGCGACGGACATCCCCCTGGGTGCCGCCGACGTCACCGGCTCCGGCCGCCCCGAACTGCTCGTCCTCCATGACAACGGCGACCTCGCCCTCTACCTCACGCCCGACGAGGGCCTGGACCCCCACGGGGAGCCGGTGGGCGAGGGCCGCTGGCACACGATCGGCCACGGCTGGGACACGCTGGACATCATCGATGTCACGGACATCAACGGCGACGGCCGGCCGGACCTGCTCGGCCTGCGGCAGGACGGCTCGCTCGTGGCCTACGCCCACAGCGGCACCTTCGACCCCAACGACCCCACCGCCGTCTTCCGGGAGCCCGTGGTGGTGGCGAAGAGCTGGCGCGATGTGACCGCCATCAGCTGA
- a CDS encoding MDR family MFS transporter, giving the protein MTSPSAGAAPSAPEQSASDRLDPALIRLGVILVIGAIASMLDTTIVSVAIDGLSREFDTDISTIQWASTGYLLALSAVIPLTGWAVERFGARTMWLFSLTAFLGGSALCGAAWSVGSLIAFRVLQGIGGGLITPVMQTILVRAAGPQRIGRIMSIVAVPGHLSPIVGPLVGGAIIDSVSWRWIFYVNVPICAIALLLARRGVPRDTRSDTAARLDVLGLALLSPGLAAVIYGLSQTSRPAGFGAAPVVVSLSLGAVLLAAFAAHALRTRITPVLDLRLFRHRSFTAATLLMFLGGMSVFGAMLLMPLYYQQVRDKSALDAGLLLAPQSIGTIIALTYVGKLTDRIGSRPIVLTGVAIGVAGTLAYTQVQPDTSVWLLSASLLVWGIGIAASMVPIMSAAYQGLEPAAIPRATSAISVIQRLGGSFGTAVLSVILQRQIIRHSDGGQPDPDSLTKAFDTTFWWVLGFTALTLVPALLLPQVKKREPARPTPEPAAAER; this is encoded by the coding sequence ATGACTAGCCCGTCCGCGGGGGCCGCTCCTTCCGCCCCCGAGCAATCCGCATCCGACCGGCTGGACCCCGCGCTCATCCGACTCGGTGTGATCCTGGTGATCGGCGCCATCGCCTCGATGCTGGACACCACGATCGTCAGCGTCGCGATCGACGGCCTCTCGCGCGAGTTCGACACCGACATCTCCACCATCCAATGGGCCAGCACCGGGTATCTGCTCGCGCTTTCCGCGGTCATCCCGCTCACCGGCTGGGCCGTGGAGCGCTTCGGCGCCCGCACGATGTGGCTCTTCTCGCTGACCGCCTTCCTGGGCGGGTCCGCGCTCTGCGGCGCCGCGTGGTCGGTCGGCAGCCTGATCGCCTTCCGGGTCCTCCAGGGCATCGGCGGCGGCCTGATCACCCCGGTGATGCAGACCATCCTGGTCCGCGCGGCCGGTCCCCAGCGGATCGGCCGCATCATGAGCATCGTGGCGGTGCCCGGCCATCTCTCCCCGATCGTCGGTCCATTGGTCGGCGGCGCCATCATCGACTCCGTCAGCTGGCGCTGGATCTTCTACGTCAACGTGCCCATCTGCGCTATCGCCCTGCTGCTGGCCCGGCGGGGCGTTCCGCGCGACACCAGGAGCGACACCGCCGCCCGGCTGGACGTGCTCGGGCTGGCGCTGCTGTCCCCCGGCCTCGCGGCGGTCATCTACGGGCTGTCGCAGACCAGCAGGCCCGCGGGGTTCGGGGCGGCCCCGGTGGTGGTCTCCCTGTCGCTGGGCGCGGTTCTGCTGGCCGCCTTCGCGGCCCATGCGCTGCGCACCCGGATCACCCCGGTCCTGGACCTGCGGCTGTTCCGGCACCGGTCGTTCACCGCGGCCACCTTGCTGATGTTCCTCGGCGGCATGTCCGTCTTCGGCGCGATGCTGCTGATGCCGCTCTACTACCAGCAGGTGCGCGACAAGAGCGCGCTCGACGCGGGCCTGCTGCTCGCACCGCAGTCCATCGGCACCATCATCGCGCTGACCTACGTCGGCAAGCTGACCGACCGGATCGGCTCCCGGCCCATCGTGCTCACCGGTGTCGCCATCGGCGTGGCCGGCACCCTCGCCTACACCCAGGTCCAGCCGGACACCAGCGTGTGGCTGCTCAGCGCGTCCCTGCTGGTCTGGGGGATCGGCATCGCGGCCTCGATGGTGCCCATCATGAGCGCGGCCTACCAGGGGCTGGAGCCGGCCGCCATCCCCCGGGCCACCAGCGCCATTTCGGTGATCCAGCGGCTGGGCGGCTCGTTCGGCACCGCGGTGCTCTCGGTCATCCTGCAGCGCCAGATCATCCGGCACAGCGACGGCGGGCAGCCGGACCCCGACTCGCTGACCAAGGCGTTCGACACCACCTTCTGGTGGGTCCTGGGCTTCACCGCCCTCACCCTGGTACCGGCCCTGCTCCTCCCCCAGGTGAAGAAGCGGGAGCCCGCCAGGCCCACTCCGGAGCCCGCCGCCGCCGAGCGGTGA